In Pseudomonas asiatica, the following are encoded in one genomic region:
- a CDS encoding phosphotransferase family protein, giving the protein MSSSPTISPASDTFAAMTDDHRLAEFIREQASATRVVIQARKRLSGGAIQENWLLDLLIEGGPWAGVRRWVLRSDALSALPASLDRAQEFAVLQVVYQAGVKVPRPLWLCRDVRVHGRVFFVMEYVPGSATGRALSTGAGPQGRAQLAAQLGANLARLHQVRPPCATLGFLSVPDSSPALATIDAYRRYLDTLADAYPVLEWGLRWCELHAPRSSTLCLLHRDYRTGNYLASEEGLEAVLDWEFTSWGDPCEDLGWFTARCWRFTRPDLEAGGIGQLEDFLRGYHEVSSLCIERSQLHYWQVMATLRWAVIALQQGQRHLSGEEPSLELALTARLLPELELDILHMTGAEAP; this is encoded by the coding sequence ATGAGCAGTTCACCAACGATTTCCCCGGCCAGCGATACGTTCGCGGCCATGACTGACGATCACCGCCTGGCCGAGTTCATCCGAGAGCAGGCCTCGGCAACGCGGGTGGTCATCCAGGCGCGCAAGCGCCTGAGCGGCGGTGCCATCCAGGAAAACTGGCTGCTGGACCTGCTGATCGAAGGCGGCCCGTGGGCTGGTGTCCGGCGTTGGGTACTGCGCAGCGATGCGCTTTCAGCGCTACCCGCCAGCCTTGACCGTGCACAGGAGTTCGCCGTGCTGCAGGTGGTTTACCAGGCCGGCGTGAAAGTGCCACGCCCGCTCTGGCTGTGCCGCGATGTGCGCGTGCATGGGCGGGTGTTCTTCGTGATGGAGTATGTGCCGGGTAGCGCTACCGGCCGCGCGCTCAGCACCGGCGCCGGTCCTCAGGGCCGGGCGCAACTGGCGGCGCAGCTTGGCGCCAACCTGGCGCGTCTGCATCAGGTCCGCCCGCCGTGCGCCACGCTGGGCTTCCTGTCCGTTCCGGACAGCTCGCCGGCCCTGGCGACCATCGACGCCTACCGCCGCTACCTCGACACCCTCGCCGATGCCTATCCGGTGCTGGAATGGGGCCTGCGCTGGTGCGAGCTGCATGCGCCGCGCAGCAGCACCCTGTGCTTGTTGCACCGTGACTACCGCACCGGCAACTACCTGGCCAGCGAAGAAGGGCTGGAGGCCGTGCTCGACTGGGAGTTCACCAGCTGGGGAGATCCTTGCGAGGACCTCGGCTGGTTCACCGCCCGCTGCTGGCGTTTTACCCGTCCAGACCTCGAAGCCGGCGGCATTGGCCAGCTGGAGGATTTTCTGCGTGGTTATCACGAGGTGTCTTCGCTGTGCATCGAACGCAGTCAGCTGCACTACTGGCAGGTCATGGCCACCCTGCGCTGGGCAGTCATTGCCTTGCAGCAAGGGCAGCGCCATCTGTCCGGTGAAGAA